From a single Maledivibacter sp. genomic region:
- a CDS encoding BMC domain-containing protein, whose amino-acid sequence MTRDTLGMIETKGLVGAIEAADAMVKAANVRLVGYEKIGSGLVTVMITGDVGAVKAATDAGAAAAERVGEIVSVHVIPRPHSEVASILPVE is encoded by the coding sequence ATGACTAGAGATACCTTAGGAATGATAGAAACAAAGGGATTAGTCGGAGCTATTGAAGCTGCTGATGCCATGGTAAAGGCAGCAAATGTTCGTTTAGTAGGTTATGAGAAAATAGGCTCTGGACTTGTAACAGTAATGATCACAGGTGATGTAGGTGCAGTGAAAGCCGCCACAGATGCAGGAGCCGCTGCTGCTGAAAGAGTAGGCGAAATTGTATCCGTTCATGTAATACCAAGACCACATAGTGAAGTAGCATCAATATTACCTGTAGAATAA
- the pduB gene encoding propanediol utilization microcompartment protein PduB, translated as MDNQLMEQIMAEVMKNIDKPREAVKEVGNCEAMAETSKEANKVCNKSYCSLTEFVGTAIGDTIGFVIANVDYALHEMMKIDKKYRSIGIIGARTGAGPQIMAADEAVKATNTEIISVELARDTKGGAGHGSLILFGAEDVSDARRAVEVALKELDRTFGDVYGNDAGHLEFQYTARASYACNKAFNAPVGKAFGLIVGAPAAIGVLIADTAVKSANVDIIGYASPADGTSYSNEVIVMVSGDSGAVRQAIIAAREVGIQALQALGDKPTSTTTPYI; from the coding sequence TTGGATAATCAATTAATGGAACAAATAATGGCCGAAGTGATGAAGAACATAGACAAACCTAGGGAAGCAGTGAAGGAAGTAGGGAACTGTGAAGCAATGGCAGAAACAAGTAAAGAAGCAAATAAGGTGTGTAACAAAAGCTATTGTAGTTTAACAGAATTCGTAGGTACAGCAATAGGGGATACAATAGGCTTTGTTATTGCCAATGTAGATTATGCATTACATGAAATGATGAAAATTGATAAAAAATATAGATCCATTGGTATTATCGGAGCCCGTACAGGGGCGGGCCCTCAAATTATGGCCGCCGATGAAGCAGTTAAGGCTACAAATACAGAGATTATTTCAGTTGAACTAGCTAGAGACACAAAGGGTGGAGCTGGTCATGGATCTTTGATTTTATTTGGAGCAGAGGATGTATCCGATGCAAGGAGAGCAGTAGAAGTGGCTTTAAAGGAATTAGACAGAACCTTTGGAGATGTTTATGGAAATGATGCTGGGCATTTAGAATTTCAATACACAGCTAGGGCGAGCTATGCTTGCAATAAAGCCTTTAATGCACCGGTAGGAAAAGCCTTTGGTTTAATTGTTGGGGCCCCTGCGGCAATAGGCGTTCTTATTGCAGATACCGCAGTCAAATCTGCGAATGTTGATATAATCGGATATGCTTCACCAGCAGATGGAACAAGCTACAGCAATGAGGTAATCGTAATGGTTAGCGGTGACTCTGGTGCAGTTAGGCAAGCAATTATTGCGGCGAGGGAAGTAGGAATACAAGCATTACAGGCCTTAGGAGATAAACCGACATCAACTACTACACCATATATCTAA
- a CDS encoding glycyl radical protein has protein sequence MLSKGFEVPTQRIEILKEQILSAVPCIEVERALLITESFKETEGSPAIIRRAKALEKILTDIPITIRKSELIVGSLTKHPRSSQVFPEFSNKWLKDEFDRIGKRNGDSFQITEEDKKQLEVVFQYWDGKTTSELATSYMCQETLDAMNANMFTVGNYYMNGVGHICVDYGKILAKGYNGIIAEVEEVMAKADKRDPGYIKKKQFWTSIIISCKAAIAYANRYAELARELANKSSNSSRREELLQIAKNCENVPANGATSFYEACQSFWFVHAIINIESNGHSISPTRFDQYMYPYLKKDSNITKEQAQELVDCVWIKLNDINKVRDEVSTKAFGGYPMFQNLIVGGQTPEGKDATNQLSYMAMTATAHVKLSQPSLSIRVWDKTPDEFLLRACELSRLGLGIPAYYNDEVIIPALVNRGLTLQDARDYGIIGCVEPQKPGKTEGWHDSAFFNLARVLELMVNNGMDKGKQLGPKTGDFTKFTCFDQVIGAYAKQMEYFVQHLAAADNCVDIAHAERAPLPFLSCMVEDCIGRGKSLQEGGAHYNFTGPQGVGVANVGDSLAAIKKLVFDENKISLSQLKQALDTNFGSMDEVCCTDGSEDVTYKLVMAAVKRVLYENNKISEDELKEALNINLNGIGKSSCGNLDMDNIRQMLINRAPKFGNDIEEVDELARQGALIYCKEVEKYTNPRGGKFQAGLYPASINVLFGTLVGATPDGRKAYEPLADGVSPVRGSDCSGPTAAANSVAKLDHFIASNGTLFNQKFHPAALQGDSGLRNLASLVRSYFDNKGMHVQFNVIDKETLVKAQNNPDEYRDLVVRVAGYSAQFISLDKAIQDDIIMRTEHDF, from the coding sequence ATTTTGTCAAAGGGCTTTGAAGTTCCAACTCAAAGAATAGAGATATTAAAGGAACAAATATTGTCAGCAGTACCTTGTATCGAAGTTGAAAGGGCACTTTTAATCACAGAATCATTCAAAGAAACAGAGGGCAGTCCTGCTATTATACGTAGAGCAAAGGCTTTAGAAAAAATACTAACGGACATTCCTATAACTATTAGAAAATCAGAACTTATTGTAGGAAGTTTAACTAAACATCCCAGATCATCACAGGTGTTCCCAGAGTTTTCAAATAAATGGCTGAAGGATGAGTTTGACAGAATAGGAAAGAGAAATGGTGATTCTTTCCAAATAACAGAAGAGGACAAAAAACAACTAGAAGTAGTTTTCCAATATTGGGATGGAAAAACAACAAGTGAATTAGCTACATCATACATGTGTCAAGAGACTCTAGATGCCATGAATGCCAATATGTTCACCGTTGGTAACTATTATATGAATGGTGTAGGACATATTTGTGTAGATTATGGAAAGATATTGGCAAAGGGTTATAATGGAATAATTGCTGAAGTCGAGGAAGTAATGGCTAAAGCAGATAAGAGGGATCCAGGGTACATAAAGAAAAAGCAATTCTGGACATCTATAATTATTTCCTGTAAAGCTGCGATTGCTTATGCAAATAGATATGCAGAACTAGCAAGGGAGTTAGCAAATAAATCCTCAAATTCAAGCAGACGAGAAGAATTATTACAAATCGCTAAAAATTGTGAAAACGTACCGGCTAATGGAGCGACTTCGTTCTATGAAGCTTGCCAGTCCTTCTGGTTTGTACATGCAATTATAAATATTGAGTCTAATGGCCACTCTATATCGCCAACGCGTTTTGACCAATACATGTATCCCTATTTAAAAAAGGATTCAAATATCACAAAAGAGCAAGCTCAAGAACTTGTAGATTGTGTTTGGATTAAACTAAATGATATAAACAAAGTACGTGATGAGGTTTCCACAAAGGCCTTCGGTGGATACCCAATGTTTCAAAACCTAATTGTTGGTGGACAGACACCTGAAGGAAAGGATGCCACAAACCAATTATCATATATGGCTATGACAGCCACTGCACATGTTAAATTATCACAACCGTCTCTTTCTATAAGGGTATGGGATAAAACTCCTGATGAATTTTTATTAAGGGCCTGTGAGCTAAGCCGTTTAGGTTTAGGTATCCCTGCCTATTATAACGATGAAGTAATAATTCCTGCCCTAGTAAATAGAGGATTAACGTTACAAGATGCCAGGGACTATGGAATAATTGGATGCGTTGAGCCACAAAAGCCGGGAAAAACTGAAGGATGGCATGATTCGGCATTCTTTAATCTAGCAAGGGTATTAGAATTAATGGTTAACAACGGTATGGATAAAGGAAAACAGCTTGGACCTAAAACAGGAGATTTTACTAAATTTACTTGCTTTGACCAAGTTATAGGAGCCTACGCAAAGCAAATGGAGTACTTCGTACAGCATTTAGCTGCTGCCGATAACTGTGTGGATATAGCCCATGCTGAAAGGGCACCATTACCATTTTTATCCTGCATGGTAGAAGATTGTATAGGTAGAGGTAAATCCCTTCAAGAGGGTGGAGCGCATTATAACTTTACAGGACCACAAGGTGTTGGGGTTGCCAATGTAGGGGATTCCCTAGCTGCAATCAAAAAACTTGTATTTGATGAAAATAAAATATCATTAAGCCAGTTAAAACAAGCCCTTGACACCAATTTTGGTTCAATGGATGAAGTATGTTGCACGGATGGTTCAGAGGATGTAACATACAAGCTTGTTATGGCGGCGGTTAAGAGAGTACTATATGAAAACAATAAGATATCTGAAGATGAATTAAAGGAAGCATTAAATATTAATCTTAATGGCATTGGAAAATCATCCTGTGGTAATCTTGATATGGATAATATTAGACAAATGCTTATAAACAGGGCACCAAAGTTTGGTAATGATATAGAGGAAGTTGATGAATTAGCTCGTCAAGGTGCGCTGATTTACTGTAAAGAAGTTGAAAAATATACAAATCCCCGTGGAGGTAAATTCCAAGCGGGTCTATACCCAGCTTCTATCAATGTTCTATTTGGAACACTTGTTGGAGCTACGCCTGATGGAAGAAAAGCATATGAGCCCTTAGCAGATGGTGTATCACCAGTAAGGGGATCGGATTGTAGTGGACCAACTGCTGCAGCTAATTCTGTTGCAAAATTAGATCATTTTATTGCATCTAATGGTACTTTATTCAATCAAAAATTCCATCCGGCTGCTTTACAGGGAGACAGCGGATTAAGAAACCTAGCATCATTAGTACGTAGTTACTTTGATAATAAAGGTATGCATGTACAGTTCAATGTAATTGACAAGGAAACCCTTGTTAAGGCACAAAACAATCCTGACGAATACAGGGATTTAGTTGTTCGTGTTGCAGGTTACAGTGCGCAGTTTATATCCCTGGATAAAGCAATTCAAGACGACATAATCATGAGAACAGAGCATGATTTCTAA
- a CDS encoding glycyl-radical enzyme activating protein translates to MQRFSIHDGPGIRTIAFLKGCPLTCHWCSNPESHKKEPQVMFNINNCVGCRKCEKICSLGAIDFNLPNRINQSICTGCGKCVDACLPGALVMSGCKRTVEDVVNELKKDVAQYRRSGGGITLSGGEPLSQPDYASELLKACKSLGWHTAMETTAFASEDAIEKVIPWVDLVLLDIKSMDTDKHKRFTGVNNEIILKNAKKIAQLGTEVVVRVPVIPLFNADETSIKDIAVFVKSLMSVKELHLLPYHKLGVNKYECLGKHYPINKDITTPNEDIMMRLKNVVEAYGLKCNIGGQ, encoded by the coding sequence ATGCAACGTTTTTCCATCCATGATGGACCAGGTATAAGAACTATAGCATTCTTGAAAGGTTGTCCACTAACCTGCCATTGGTGTAGTAATCCTGAATCCCATAAAAAAGAACCACAGGTCATGTTCAATATAAATAATTGTGTAGGATGTAGAAAATGTGAGAAGATTTGCTCATTAGGGGCCATTGACTTTAACCTTCCAAATAGAATTAATCAAAGCATATGCACAGGCTGTGGAAAATGTGTGGATGCCTGTTTACCAGGAGCATTAGTTATGTCGGGCTGCAAAAGAACCGTAGAGGATGTAGTTAACGAATTAAAAAAAGATGTTGCTCAATATAGAAGATCCGGGGGTGGTATTACACTTTCAGGTGGAGAACCTTTGTCCCAGCCCGATTATGCCTCAGAATTACTTAAAGCATGTAAATCATTAGGATGGCATACAGCAATGGAAACCACAGCATTTGCAAGTGAAGATGCTATAGAAAAGGTAATTCCTTGGGTTGATTTAGTTTTACTAGATATTAAAAGCATGGATACGGATAAGCATAAAAGATTTACAGGGGTAAATAACGAAATAATTTTAAAAAATGCTAAAAAAATTGCTCAATTAGGTACTGAGGTAGTTGTTAGGGTTCCTGTTATTCCATTATTTAATGCCGATGAAACCAGCATTAAGGATATTGCTGTTTTTGTAAAGAGTTTAATGTCGGTAAAGGAATTGCACTTACTACCTTACCATAAACTTGGGGTAAATAAATATGAATGTTTAGGTAAGCATTATCCAATAAACAAGGATATAACAACGCCTAACGAAGATATTATGATGAGACTTAAAAATGTCGTAGAAGCATATGGATTAAAATGTAATATTGGTGGACAGTGA
- the pduA gene encoding propanediol utilization microcompartment protein PduA: MHNALGMIETKGLVGAIEAADAMVKSANVTLLGYEKIGSGLVTVMVRGDVGAVKAATDAGAAAADKVGELVSIHVIPRPHMDTEKILPSVKGE; this comes from the coding sequence ATGCATAATGCATTAGGAATGATAGAAACAAAGGGATTAGTAGGAGCAATAGAGGCCGCGGATGCAATGGTAAAGAGTGCAAACGTAACTTTACTAGGATATGAAAAGATAGGATCAGGGTTAGTAACGGTTATGGTAAGAGGAGATGTAGGAGCAGTAAAGGCTGCCACAGATGCAGGAGCAGCAGCAGCGGATAAAGTAGGGGAATTAGTATCAATACATGTAATTCCAAGACCACATATGGATACAGAAAAGATTTTACCATCGGTAAAGGGTGAATAG
- the pduA gene encoding propanediol utilization microcompartment protein PduA, with protein MYGALGMIETKGLVGAIEAADAMVKSANVTLLGYEKIGSGLVTVMVRGDVGAVKAATDAGAAAADKVGELVSIHVIPRPHMDTEKILPSVKE; from the coding sequence ATGTACGGTGCATTAGGAATGATAGAAACAAAGGGATTGGTAGGAGCAATAGAGGCAGCAGATGCAATGGTAAAGAGTGCAAACGTAACTTTACTAGGATATGAAAAGATAGGATCAGGATTAGTAACGGTTATGGTAAGAGGAGATGTAGGAGCAGTAAAGGCTGCTACAGATGCCGGAGCGGCAGCGGCGGATAAAGTGGGAGAATTAGTATCAATACATGTAATTCCAAGACCACATATGGATACAGAAAAGATTTTACCATCGGTAAAAGAATAG
- a CDS encoding phosphate propanoyltransferase encodes MARVDLEIMIKNIVEEVMDKLNDNINGSLIPIGVSNRHIHISRRDLDILFGKEYELTKLKDLRQPGQYAAKETVTVIGPKGSFEKVRILGPVRKNTQIEISMTDGFALGIKAPIRESGKIEDTPGVIIKGPDGSLKINEGVIVALRHIHLPEDYAGRHGYKDGDMVSVMSSGLRKTTYHNVLLRVSDRYEPEMHIDIDEANASGMKNGDKVEIIKSIDD; translated from the coding sequence ATGGCCCGAGTAGATTTAGAAATAATGATAAAAAACATTGTTGAAGAAGTTATGGATAAATTAAATGACAATATTAATGGGAGTCTTATACCTATAGGAGTTTCAAATAGACATATTCATATTAGCCGAAGAGATCTAGATATTCTATTTGGTAAAGAATATGAACTCACAAAGTTAAAGGATTTAAGACAACCAGGACAATATGCAGCTAAGGAAACGGTCACTGTAATCGGACCAAAAGGGTCCTTTGAAAAAGTAAGGATACTTGGGCCTGTAAGAAAAAATACTCAGATAGAGATATCCATGACAGATGGATTTGCATTGGGAATTAAGGCGCCCATAAGAGAATCTGGAAAGATTGAAGATACACCAGGAGTTATAATTAAAGGGCCTGATGGTTCTTTAAAGATTAATGAAGGGGTTATAGTAGCCTTAAGACATATTCATTTACCAGAGGATTATGCTGGTAGGCATGGATATAAGGATGGAGATATGGTTTCGGTGATGAGTAGTGGTCTTAGAAAAACAACATACCATAATGTTCTTCTCAGAGTTTCAGATAGGTATGAGCCAGAGATGCATATTGATATCGATGAAGCAAATGCATCGGGTATGAAAAATGGAGACAAGGTCGAAATTATAAAAAGCATAGATGATTAA
- a CDS encoding flavoprotein — protein sequence MDFDKMIQLIAQEVLKKLQNIPKKGIVLFTGGNIGFKESISQIVKLKESGWNLRAVLSKEAVKSLDVESIKENFDEDDIFIDGKNSDTKGLYSEIDALIIASLTINSAAKISTGVADTLPTQLAAHCIMNGTRIIAAKDACDLRNPSRHQLGYDKFPNSYFQMVKGHLDKLESYGIKLINAQNLYDYLLNSKDVFYKENEIEEQVMDMEFKLDKRIISREDIVSNSMKKKIVVPINAMITSLAQDIAREIGVEIIKR from the coding sequence TTGGATTTTGATAAGATGATTCAACTAATTGCGCAAGAAGTATTAAAGAAACTCCAAAACATTCCTAAAAAAGGAATTGTTTTATTTACTGGAGGAAATATCGGATTTAAAGAAAGTATTTCTCAGATAGTAAAGCTCAAAGAAAGTGGATGGAACTTAAGGGCAGTGTTATCCAAGGAAGCGGTAAAATCCTTGGACGTTGAAAGTATTAAAGAAAATTTTGATGAAGATGATATCTTTATTGATGGTAAAAATTCCGATACAAAGGGACTATATTCAGAAATTGATGCACTGATTATAGCAAGCCTAACCATAAACTCCGCCGCTAAGATATCCACTGGTGTAGCAGATACATTACCCACACAACTTGCAGCACACTGTATCATGAATGGAACACGGATTATAGCGGCTAAAGATGCTTGTGATTTGAGAAATCCTTCAAGGCATCAATTGGGATATGATAAATTTCCTAATTCATATTTTCAAATGGTAAAAGGTCATCTTGATAAACTGGAATCATATGGTATTAAATTAATTAATGCACAAAATTTATATGACTATCTCTTGAATAGTAAAGATGTATTTTATAAAGAAAATGAAATAGAAGAACAAGTAATGGATATGGAATTTAAATTAGACAAAAGGATAATCTCAAGAGAGGATATTGTCAGTAATAGCATGAAAAAGAAAATAGTTGTTCCAATTAATGCCATGATAACTTCCCTTGCACAGGATATAGCTAGGGAAATAGGGGTTGAAATAATTAAAAGGTAG
- a CDS encoding EutN/CcmL family microcompartment protein — translation MYIAKIVGVVVATTKKEGLVGKKMLIVQPLDTENRPIGNREVAIDSVGAGAGEIVLVSMGSSARQAFEDHDSPIDRAIVAIVDSIQVD, via the coding sequence ATGTATATAGCTAAGATTGTCGGGGTGGTGGTTGCCACAACGAAAAAAGAAGGCCTAGTTGGAAAGAAGATGTTAATAGTTCAGCCCTTAGATACAGAAAATAGACCAATAGGAAATAGAGAGGTTGCTATAGATTCGGTGGGAGCAGGGGCTGGAGAGATTGTATTGGTTTCAATGGGAAGCTCAGCACGTCAGGCCTTTGAAGATCACGATAGTCCTATAGACAGGGCTATTGTAGCAATAGTAGACAGTATACAGGTGGATTGA
- a CDS encoding aldehyde dehydrogenase EutE — MLETLNIDKVVEIVMKEIKMNSMINEDIISSNFKNNLGVFEDMNMAIDAAWTAQKEYAKCSLARRNEIIESIRAELSKSVEIFAQMGVEETGMGRYEDKVLKHKLAIEKSPGVEDLKSDAKTGDGGLTLYEMSPFGVIGSIAPSTNPTETIICNSIGMLAAGNSIVFAPHPSAKNVSILAIEVINKAIEKVNGPKNLVVTIKEPTIDSTNVMIKHEKVNMICATGGPGIVKIALSCGKKAIGAGSGNPPAVVDETADIRKAAKDIIDGCSFDNNLPCIAEKEVIVVDSVADELIDCMRKYDTLEIKDQETLDKLQRLILTDKGTINKEFVGKNADYIAKQIGITIDPSIKVIFAQVDRSHPFVVEELMMPVLPIVRVKDIDEAIELAVEVEHGNRHTAIMHSKNIDNLTRMARAIQTTIFVKNGPSYGGIGYGTEGHTTFTIAGPTGEGLTSASTFTRKRRCVLVEGFSIK, encoded by the coding sequence ATGTTAGAAACTTTAAATATAGATAAAGTTGTAGAAATTGTTATGAAAGAAATAAAAATGAATTCTATGATAAATGAAGATATAATATCTTCGAACTTTAAAAATAATTTAGGTGTATTTGAAGATATGAATATGGCCATTGATGCGGCATGGACAGCTCAAAAGGAATATGCTAAATGTAGTCTGGCTAGAAGGAATGAAATAATAGAGTCCATAAGAGCAGAATTAAGTAAAAGTGTTGAAATATTTGCTCAAATGGGAGTAGAAGAAACGGGAATGGGTAGATACGAAGATAAGGTTCTAAAGCATAAGCTTGCCATAGAAAAAAGCCCTGGAGTTGAAGATTTGAAATCCGATGCTAAAACAGGTGATGGAGGACTTACTTTGTACGAAATGTCTCCATTTGGAGTAATTGGTTCAATAGCACCTTCCACAAATCCTACTGAAACAATCATATGCAATTCCATAGGAATGTTAGCAGCAGGGAATTCCATTGTATTTGCTCCCCATCCCAGTGCGAAAAATGTTTCAATTTTAGCTATAGAAGTTATAAATAAAGCAATTGAGAAGGTAAATGGACCTAAAAACCTTGTTGTCACAATAAAGGAGCCCACAATTGATAGCACCAATGTAATGATCAAGCATGAAAAAGTTAATATGATATGTGCTACAGGTGGGCCCGGTATTGTAAAAATCGCATTATCCTGTGGAAAAAAAGCAATTGGTGCAGGGTCAGGAAATCCACCGGCGGTTGTTGATGAAACAGCAGATATTAGAAAAGCTGCCAAGGATATTATTGATGGATGTAGCTTCGATAATAATCTACCTTGTATAGCTGAAAAGGAAGTAATTGTGGTGGATAGTGTAGCTGATGAATTAATAGATTGTATGAGAAAATATGATACCCTTGAAATAAAGGATCAAGAAACTTTAGATAAATTGCAAAGACTCATTTTAACAGATAAAGGTACAATTAATAAAGAGTTTGTAGGAAAAAATGCAGACTACATTGCAAAGCAAATAGGGATTACTATTGACCCTAGTATAAAAGTTATTTTTGCCCAGGTAGATAGAAGCCATCCCTTCGTAGTAGAAGAACTAATGATGCCAGTACTTCCAATAGTAAGGGTAAAGGATATTGATGAAGCCATAGAACTTGCCGTTGAGGTAGAGCATGGAAATAGACATACCGCAATCATGCATTCAAAGAATATAGATAACCTAACTAGGATGGCTAGGGCAATCCAGACAACTATATTTGTTAAAAATGGGCCATCCTATGGGGGAATAGGATATGGGACAGAGGGACATACAACCTTTACAATAGCAGGCCCTACCGGTGAAGGTTTAACATCTGCAAGTACATTTACCAGAAAGAGAAGATGTGTTTTAGTTGAAGGATTCTCAATTAAATAG
- a CDS encoding SLBB domain-containing protein — protein MENKLLEAVKSAGIVGAGGAGFPTHVKLNARAEYIVVNGAECEPLLRVDQQLMALKTKEILEALNRIVKETGAKKGIMALKGKYKRALESLDKHISEYGNLEIFKLGNFYPAGDEQVTVYEVLKRIVPEGGIPLGVDVIVINVETLLNVYNALNGGAVTEKYLTITGAVKNPITVKVPIGITIAQAIELAGGPLVKEFKVIDGGPMMGKIIDDIEGPVTKTTKGLILLPSDHPLLRSKDKSIESMLKEARTACCHCSLCTEVCPRNLLGHNLYPHKIMRTAGYGSTCDINTSITEAFLCCECRLCEQACIMGLQPWKLNSLLKSQMGQRGIKNDNNRKPIEANPFREYRKFPVKKLVARLGLEKYDVEAPLKEEITREFKTIKLNRRQHIGASSEPIVKVGDRVTKGQIILEAPENKLGANIHSSVDGRIEEIHDDYILISS, from the coding sequence ATGGAGAATAAATTACTAGAAGCTGTGAAAAGTGCAGGAATAGTTGGGGCTGGAGGAGCTGGATTTCCAACCCATGTAAAGCTGAATGCAAGGGCAGAGTATATTGTTGTAAATGGTGCAGAATGTGAGCCCCTGCTTAGGGTTGACCAACAGCTCATGGCCCTTAAAACAAAGGAAATATTAGAAGCATTAAATAGAATAGTTAAGGAGACAGGGGCTAAAAAGGGGATAATGGCCCTTAAGGGAAAATATAAGAGGGCCTTAGAAAGCCTAGATAAACATATTTCTGAGTATGGGAACCTGGAGATATTCAAGCTAGGGAATTTTTATCCTGCAGGAGATGAACAGGTTACAGTCTATGAAGTATTAAAGAGAATAGTACCCGAGGGGGGAATCCCCCTTGGTGTAGATGTAATCGTCATAAATGTTGAAACTCTATTAAATGTATATAATGCATTAAATGGTGGTGCAGTTACAGAGAAGTACCTAACTATAACTGGAGCAGTTAAGAATCCTATAACCGTAAAGGTCCCTATAGGAATAACCATAGCCCAGGCCATAGAATTAGCTGGTGGACCTTTGGTAAAAGAGTTTAAGGTCATCGACGGAGGCCCTATGATGGGTAAGATTATTGATGATATAGAGGGGCCGGTTACAAAAACAACTAAGGGATTAATACTTCTACCTAGTGATCATCCACTTCTTAGATCAAAGGATAAGAGCATAGAGAGTATGTTAAAGGAGGCAAGGACTGCCTGTTGTCATTGTTCATTGTGTACAGAGGTTTGTCCAAGGAATCTGTTAGGACATAATCTGTATCCCCATAAAATAATGAGGACAGCGGGTTATGGAAGCACCTGTGATATAAATACTTCTATAACAGAAGCCTTTCTATGCTGTGAATGTAGACTTTGTGAGCAAGCATGTATTATGGGTCTACAGCCTTGGAAACTGAATAGTCTTCTTAAAAGTCAGATGGGTCAAAGGGGTATTAAGAACGATAATAATAGAAAACCCATTGAAGCTAATCCCTTCAGGGAATACAGGAAGTTTCCAGTGAAAAAGTTAGTGGCCCGCTTAGGCCTTGAGAAGTATGATGTTGAGGCTCCACTTAAAGAAGAAATCACAAGGGAATTTAAAACTATTAAATTGAATAGAAGACAACATATAGGAGCAAGTTCTGAGCCGATTGTAAAGGTAGGAGATAGGGTTACCAAGGGGCAGATAATTTTAGAGGCTCCAGAAAATAAATTAGGAGCAAATATACATTCAAGTGTCGATGGTCGGATTGAAGAAATCCACGATGATTATATCTTGATTAGTAGTTAA
- a CDS encoding BMC domain-containing protein — MKNAIGLVEFKSIAKGIETTDAMIKSANVELIISTPLCPGKYITLICGDVGAVKNAVKVGKNVGGIFTIDDYVIPNVHRDVFPALTATTDIDKVTSLGVVETMSAITAVVVGDIAVKAANVQLLEIRVARGLGGKGFVLVTGEISSVKSALKTCLNRLQDTGEIVCTSVIASPSKELISKII, encoded by the coding sequence ATGAAGAATGCTATTGGACTAGTAGAATTTAAAAGTATAGCGAAGGGAATAGAGACAACGGATGCCATGATAAAATCAGCAAATGTAGAGCTAATAATTTCAACGCCTTTATGTCCTGGAAAATATATAACATTAATATGTGGAGATGTTGGAGCAGTAAAGAATGCGGTTAAGGTTGGAAAGAATGTAGGTGGCATATTTACAATTGATGACTATGTAATACCGAATGTACACAGGGATGTGTTTCCAGCACTGACGGCAACCACAGACATTGACAAAGTAACATCCCTAGGAGTTGTAGAAACGATGTCGGCGATAACGGCAGTTGTAGTAGGAGATATAGCAGTTAAAGCGGCCAATGTTCAATTACTGGAAATAAGGGTAGCACGGGGCTTAGGAGGAAAGGGTTTTGTGCTTGTTACAGGGGAGATTTCATCGGTTAAATCGGCGTTAAAGACCTGTTTAAATAGGTTACAGGATACAGGGGAGATTGTATGTACCTCCGTTATAGCTTCCCCTAGTAAAGAATTGATATCAAAAATTATTTAA